A stretch of DNA from Desulfobacterales bacterium:
GGCCGGGGGATGCTTTGTCTTTCCCTCCGTAATGATTCGGCTTCCTTTTTTCCTTAATGCGTCAATCCCCTCATTAATATACGGGCCGGTTTTTCGGTTTTTCATGTTCATAAAAACTCCTTTTTTCGGCCTTTCCCGGGAAAGTGCCCCGTAAGACCTATTCGTTAAAACAGATGTCTTTCTTTACGCCCCTGGCCCCGATGAAATCAAGTCCGTAATGAAGTACCGCGCTTGCGAAAAGCCTGACAATGGGATATCTGAAGAGCACGCTGCAAGTGCCCACAAGAAAAGGATTGCACCAGCGATGGACCCAAATAATAGAGCGCCTATTACGAATGGGCACTGATTCAACGAGCCGTTAAAAAGCTTGGGAACAAAAAGGGATCTTGTACCATGACAACCTATGAAAATGATATTGTCTTAATTTATTTTGAGGGCTCACCACTTTGCTTTGCAAGGGTTGAAAGCATTCTGCCGGATTCCAAACCGGACTGGTACCATCTGAAACTGCTGATGCTGCAAATTCCCCTTCATGTCGTCACTTGGATATTAAGGGATGCCTATATCAACGGGGAGCCCTTTACCATGAACGGCAAAAAAATGCGTCTGGAGCGTATCGAGTGCCCGGCCGAGCCCGATATCATCGGACAGGATACCAAAAAAGAAAAGAAACCGGCATCCAAAAAGAAGAAGACCGATAAGGCAACAGTGATCAGCTTTGCGGATCTAAGAAAAAATTCGTCTTAGGGGTCAGGGTATCACCAATCAATGAAAAGGCCTTGATCATCGTTTCGGCCAATTTTCCACGGCAGGGAGGCCGCGCCAGGGGGGTTTTGGAAGAGCGGCAGGCTGTTTGAGCGACAGCGAGTTCCTGCCGGTCTGGAAAAAATACCCTGGCGTGGCCGTAACCATGACCATAGCCGATGGGGGCAATGAAGACACCACCCAAAATCGTACTTTCCGCCTCACGCAGAACCGATATTCCAGCCTTTTACATGGATTGGTTCATGGCGGGAATAACCGCAGGCGTCTTTGAGGTTAAAAACCCGTATAACGGCCGCACACGCCAGGTTCCCGCCACTACGGATACGGTTCACACGATTGTTTTCTGGTCGAAAAATTTCGGCCCTTTTATTCAAGGCGGCTACGAGCGCACCTTAAAGCAAATGGGGTTTCATCTTTTTTTCAACTTCACGATCAACTCCGAATCAACGGCACTGGAACCCCATGTGCCGCTGCTTTCAACCAGGCTGCAGCAATTATCGGCGCTCACACAAACCAACCCGGCCGAAGCCATCTCCTGGCGGTTTGATCCGATATGCCGCTATCAAACCGGGTCCGGCGCGCCAACCGATAATTTAAAAGATTTTGACCGGATTGCCGAACACGCAAATAGTTGCGGCCTTACCCGATGCATTACCAGTTTTATGGACCTTTATCCCAAAATCAAACGCAGAACCGCCCGAAATTCAGACATCCGCTTCACGACCTTTTCCATCGCGGAACAAACGGAACGGATTCTCGCCATGCACCAAAAGCTAAACGCGATGAGCATACAACTTCAGACTTGTTGCGAAAACGACCTGATCCAATCCCTTCCCTCAACCAGCGGCATTACCAACGGTGCCTGTATCCCCAATGATCTTTTGATGCAGCTTTTCGGCGGGCGACTCTCAATTAAAAAGGATACGGGCCAGCGAACCACCTTCGGATGTAACTGCAAGGTCTCGGTGGATATCGGCAGTTATGATCTTCATCCCTGCTTTCACAATTGCCTGTTTTGCTATGCCAACCCGGCCCCGCCGCCTGAAAAGACCGCCTTGCGCTCATCCCCGGCGGAAGGATGCGCCAAATGAAAATCGGGTCGGTAAGCCTTCAGGACAACACGGTGCTGGCGCCCCTGGCCGGAATAACGAACCTTCCCTTTCGCCTGATGATTAAGCAGGCGGGGTGCGGATTGGTCTGCGCGGAGATGGTGAGCGCCAATGGATTGATTTATGGCTCTCAAAAAACAGTTGCCATGTTGGCCACCGTGGCTGAAGAAAAACCCGTTTCAATCCAGATTTTCGGGTCCGATTCATCGGCCATGGCCGAAGCGGCCCGCAGGGTCGAAAGTGCCGGGGCAACGATTCTGGATATCAATTTCGGTTGCTCCGTCAAAAAAGTCGTCAAAACAGGCGCCGGGGTGGCACTGATGAAGACACCCGAAATCGCCGAAAAAATATTGACGGCCGTCCGCCAAGCCATTACCATACCGCTGACCATCAAAATTCGGACCGGATGGGAGCCGTCCGGGCAGCAAGCCCTTGAAATCGCCCGCATTGCCGAGGGTTGTGGCGTGGACGCCATCGCCGTTCATTCACGAACCGCCACACAGGGCTTTCGCGGGACAGCGGATCGATCGATTATCCGTATGCTAAAAGCGCAAGCACGCATTCCCATCATCGGCAACGGCGATATTCTCTGTGCTGAAGACGCCCTGTCCATGATGGCGGAGACCGGTTGCGACGGTGTAATGATCGGCCGCGCAGCCATGAACAATCCATTGATTTTTAATCAGATTAATGCGTTATTACAAAAAAAGACGCCCCCGGAGCTTGATTTGCCGGCCCGTTTTGGCCTGATGGAATCGTATTTCACCTTATCGGTTCGGTTTTTCGGCGAGCTGCACGCCTGCCGCATGATGCGAAGTCGACTGGGCTGGTTTGTCAAAGGGCTTCATCAAAGCAGTGCCTTTCGCGAAT
This window harbors:
- a CDS encoding DUF1848 family protein — encoded protein: MKTPPKIVLSASRRTDIPAFYMDWFMAGITAGVFEVKNPYNGRTRQVPATTDTVHTIVFWSKNFGPFIQGGYERTLKQMGFHLFFNFTINSESTALEPHVPLLSTRLQQLSALTQTNPAEAISWRFDPICRYQTGSGAPTDNLKDFDRIAEHANSCGLTRCITSFMDLYPKIKRRTARNSDIRFTTFSIAEQTERILAMHQKLNAMSIQLQTCCENDLIQSLPSTSGITNGACIPNDLLMQLFGGRLSIKKDTGQRTTFGCNCKVSVDIGSYDLHPCFHNCLFCYANPAPPPEKTALRSSPAEGCAK
- the dusB gene encoding tRNA dihydrouridine synthase DusB, giving the protein MKIGSVSLQDNTVLAPLAGITNLPFRLMIKQAGCGLVCAEMVSANGLIYGSQKTVAMLATVAEEKPVSIQIFGSDSSAMAEAARRVESAGATILDINFGCSVKKVVKTGAGVALMKTPEIAEKILTAVRQAITIPLTIKIRTGWEPSGQQALEIARIAEGCGVDAIAVHSRTATQGFRGTADRSIIRMLKAQARIPIIGNGDILCAEDALSMMAETGCDGVMIGRAAMNNPLIFNQINALLQKKTPPELDLPARFGLMESYFTLSVRFFGELHACRMMRSRLGWFVKGLHQSSAFRESIKQLSTKAEGLALIRAYRETLERFAVSYQLSAISY